In Paludibaculum fermentans, the genomic stretch CGCATGGGCCGAAGAGCTGGCCCTCGCCGGCAGGAAAGACGAAGCGGCCAAGGCCTTCGCCGAGTTTGAACAGAAGTCGTTGGCCGAATCCATGTTGGGCGACAATTCCAACCACGAGCTGATCGCCTACTACATCGACCACGCCAACCAGCCCGCGAAAGCGCTGGAGATCGCCAAACGCGAGATCGCCCGCCGCCAGGACGTGTTCACCCGCGACTGCTACGCCTGGGCGCTGGCTGCGAACGGCGAATACGAGCAGGCCGGCATTGAAATCCAGAAGGCGCTGCAGATCGGCGTGAAGGATCCCAAGCTCCTCTACCATGCCGGAGCCATTGCCCATCACCTGAACCGGCCCGACCAGGCCGCTCTGTACCTGAAAGACGCGGCGGCTCGCAATTCCTCGGAAGCCGCCGTGTTGCTTAGGGAACAGTCGCAGACGGCAGCCCGCTAACCTGGGAGGCCACTTCCGTCCGCACACAACTCGGGCCGGCTCAACCGGCTGGGATGCTGCTTTCGCAAGCGCCCAGCCCGCGGGCCGGCCCGAACTGCGTCTATTGCTCTTCCGCTGCGCCGCTCATCATCATTGGTCCAAACCCCCGGCCCGCTGCCGGAGGATGCAGTTCATACTCCTTGGGCGGCTCGGCCCCCATCAGCCACTTCACGAAGTAATCCCAACGCCGCCGGATCATGTACGGCTCGGATGCAAATCCATGGCCTCGATTCGGCAACATCAGCAGGTCGAAATCCTTGTTCGCCTTGATCAGCGCGTCCACCACCAGCAGTGTGTTGTTCGGAGGAACATTGCTGTCCATCGTGCCGTGCGCCAGCAGCAGCTTGCCCTTCAGGTTCTTGGCGTGATTCTGATTCGCCTGGTCGTCGTAGTTGGTGGTGCCGTCCGGATTCTTCACCAGCAGTCCGTGCCACTTCTCGGCCCAGTCGTCTTCGTACACGCGGTTGTCGTGGTTGCCTGCTTCCGAGATTCCCACCTTGAAGAAATCGGGATAACGGAACATCGCGTCCGCGGTCGCAAAGCCGCCGCCGGAGTGGCCCCAGATGCCGGCCTTGTCGATGTCGATCCACGGATACTTCGCGGCCAGTTCCTTCATGCCCGCGATCTGGTCGGGCAGCGTGTTGTCGCCCATATTCGCGTAGTAGAACTCGTGGAACTTTTTCGATCGCCCGGGATTGCCCATGCCGTCGATCTGCACCACCACGAAACCCAATTCCGCCAGCGCTTGCGTGTCGCCGCGCGTCGGCTGGAACGAACGGCCGCCCACGCTGCCGCCCTGCGGTCCAGGGTAGATCTGGTTGATGATCGGGTACTTCCTGGCCGGATCGAAATTCAGCGGCCGGAACATCAGGCCGTATAGATCCGTCACTCCGTCGCGCGCCTTCACCGTGATCGGAATCGCCGGCTTCCAGCCCGTCTCCACCAGTTTCGAGATGTCGGCTTTCTCCAGCGTGTTGATCAGCTTGCCATCGGAGTCGCGCAGCACCGCCACCGGAGCCACATCCGGCTTCGAATAGCTGTCGACGAAATACGCGCCATCGGGTGAAAGCGCGATCTCGTGATTCGCATCCTCCGGCGTCAGCAGCTTCAAGCCCTTGCCATCGAAGCCGACCCGGTAGAAGTGCGTGAAATAGGGGTCGCGGCCCTTCTCCTTGCCGACGCCCAGGAAGTACAGCAGCCGGTTCTTCTCGTCCACCCGCAGCAACTGCGTGACGTTGCCCTCGCCCGTGGTGATTTGATTCTTCAGCTTGCCCGTGGCCATGTCGTGCAGATACAACTGGCCCCAGTTGTCGCGTTCCGAGAACCAGATCATCTCGTTCGACGCGCGCAGGAAGCGCCAGTTCACTCGGCCCGCGCCGGACTCGAAGAACGTGTCGACCTTCTCCTCCAGCACTTCGCCGATCTCACCGCTCTCGGCATCGGCCAGCCGCAGGTTCTCCTGCTTATGGTCGCGCGAGGTGGAAACAAACGCCACCTGCCGGCTGTCCGGGCTCCACTCCACATCGGCCCATTCGCCGCCCCGGCACGAGATGTCGTCGCACAGCGTCGAGCGGTGCTGGTCGGGCGCCATCTTCAGCCGCACCACCTTGGGCTGCTCCACTTCAATCACTACACGGTGGATCATCGCCACCGTCGTGTCGCCGGGCAGCGGATACTTCCAGGCCTGCAGCGTCGGGTGACCTACCTTGGTGTCGACGAGATACATCTCGCCCACGCCGCGCTGATCCTGCTGGAACGTCGCGATCCGCTTCGAGTCGGGCGACCACAGCAGGATGGGCCGGTCGCTCTTCGTCCAGCCGGCGTTGTCCGTGGCATAGCCGAAATCCTTCACACCGTCCGTGGTCAACTGCGTCTCTTTGCCGGTGGCCACGTCACGCACCCACAGGTTGTAGTCGCGGATGAAGGCGGCCTTCTTCTTGTCGGGCGAGGGCACGTCATTGCGCATGCCCCGCATCCCACGCGGTCCGCCGCCCGCCTCGGCTCCTGTTTCCGGTGTGCAGGCCTGCCCCTGGACGTCGCAGCGGAACCGGCGGGGCCGGCCCGCATTGGGACGCCCGCCCATCGGATTGGCGGTGGCCGCCCCGGCACCGGCCGGCGTCACAGTGAAACTTAAGCTTTGGCCGTCGGCCGACAGCTCGAAATCGGTGAAAGGCAAATGTAGCGCGTCATACTTTGTACCCGCGGCGTCAGACAGCGTGGCCGCCAGTTTCTCGTGATCGAAGGCCGGGGCCTTCACTCCAGACGCGGCGGTTACCATGACGAACTGGCTGCCATCCGGACGAACGTCCCGATACCAGAACTTGTCGTTGCCGGCCCACGTCGCCCGCACGTTTGAATGAAACACCAGCGGAGTGGTGTTGTAGTTCATCATCTTCTCGGCCCGCGCATAGTCCGCGGCGCTCAATGCAGGCACCTGTGCAGGTGCCGGAGCTAGCGCGGCGCACGCCGCGGCAGCGAGTAATCGCAGTGTGATCAAGTGAAGACGCCCTGGCATTCCATTCCTTCCCGAAGTCGGTGGCAGTGATTTTATTCTAGTGCGCCCGAGTGGACTTTCTTCTTGGCGTAGACGGCGAGCCCTCTAGTTACAGTCAGATCGAAGCCTGTATTACGGTGCCTCCAGCCGTTCGCACGCTGTGCACAGAGGCCCGAGCCCTGGAACAACTATCGAACGACTTGATTTTTGTTAACCCAACTCAAATAATTGTTCCAGCCCCCACGTTCGGGACTCTAGACGGTAGGAGTGGAACGATGGTTTGTCCGGCGTGCCGGAGTAGCCGAATGCTCCGGCAACGGAGAACGCTATCCGAGCGATTCAGGTTCGCGGCGGTTTATATCTGCCTGGACTGCAAGCAAACCCACAAGGTTGCGTTACGGCGGCGCTACCCCATGCTGTCGCTCCATGTCTGCTGCCCCCGTTGCGGCACGCGCGACCTGCGCATCTTCTCCAAAATCGATCGCATCGAGGGGCTCTACAACAATCCCATCAGCCGCATCCAGCAGCTCTTCGGAGCGACTTTGTGGTACTGCCCATGGTGCCGCCTGCAGTTCTTCGATTGCCGGAAATTGAGCCGCTGACCCGCCAGCGGAATGCGGTAGGATAAATGCCTCGGAGGAGGTTCCCGCCCATGCGGCCACTGCTTTTTCTGCTCGCTCCCGTCCTGATTGCGTCCGCGGCCGACCGCCGGAATCTGGAGTGCCCCAACACCGACACACACGTCACTTTCCAGGCGCCGGCCAACCTCGAAAAATGGGAGCAGCGCAAGAAAGATCTGCGGCTCCAGATCCTGTCCGCCTCCGGGCTTCTGCCCCTACCCGAAAAGACTCCGCTGAAGCCCCTTGTCTACGACCGCCTGGACCGCAACGGCTACTCCATCGAGAAAGTGGCCATCGAAACGCGCCCCGGTTATTGGCTGGGTGGCAATCTGTACCGCCCCAGGGGAAAGAGCGGGAAATTCCCCGCGGTATTGCATCCGCACGGGCATTGGAATTATGGACGGCTGGAGAACCAGCAGCTTTGTTCCACGCCGACGCTGGCGATTAATCTGGCGCGCCACGGGTTCGTCGTCTTCGCCTACGACATGGTCGGCTACAACGATACCGCCCAGACTCCCCACGATTTCAGTACGCCCGAGTTCCAACTCTGGGGCTTCACCCCGCTGGGCCTCCAGCTCTGGAACTCCATCCGGGCGCTCGATTTTGTCGAGTCACTGCCCGATGTGGATGCGGCGAAGCTCGCCATCACCGGCGCCTCCGGCGGCGGCACCCAGGACTTCCTGCTGACCGCCGTCGACCCGCGCGTCGCCGTTTCCGCGCCCGTCAACATGGTGTCCGGTATCATGCAGGGCGGCTGCGTCTGCGAAAATGCGCCCGGCCTGCGCGTGGGTACCAACAATATCGAGATTGCGGCCATGGCCGCGCCGCGACCCATGCTCATGGTGGCCGCCACCGGTGACTGGACCCGCAACGTCCCCAAAGAGGAGTTTCCCGCCGTCCGCAAACTGTACGATCTCTACGGGAAATCGAATCTGGTGGAAAACGTCCAGTTCGACGCGCCCCACAACTACAACAAAGACAGCCGCCAGGCGGTGTACAACTTCCTGCGCAAGCACCTGCGGCCCGAGGAACCGGAGTTCCAGGAGCGCGGAGTCGACGTGGAAAACCTCCAGGACATGCTCGTCTTCTATGGCCGCAGCAGGCCCGATCATGCCCGCTCGTTCAATCAGTTGTTCGACGAATGGAAGGCTGAGGCGGTGAAGATGGAGCAGTCGGCCACCCCGGCGGAGTTGAAACAGCGGCTGCAGCTTGTCTTCCACAGC encodes the following:
- a CDS encoding S9 family peptidase, whose translation is MSAADYARAEKMMNYNTTPLVFHSNVRATWAGNDKFWYRDVRPDGSQFVMVTAASGVKAPAFDHEKLAATLSDAAGTKYDALHLPFTDFELSADGQSLSFTVTPAGAGAATANPMGGRPNAGRPRRFRCDVQGQACTPETGAEAGGGPRGMRGMRNDVPSPDKKKAAFIRDYNLWVRDVATGKETQLTTDGVKDFGYATDNAGWTKSDRPILLWSPDSKRIATFQQDQRGVGEMYLVDTKVGHPTLQAWKYPLPGDTTVAMIHRVVIEVEQPKVVRLKMAPDQHRSTLCDDISCRGGEWADVEWSPDSRQVAFVSTSRDHKQENLRLADAESGEIGEVLEEKVDTFFESGAGRVNWRFLRASNEMIWFSERDNWGQLYLHDMATGKLKNQITTGEGNVTQLLRVDEKNRLLYFLGVGKEKGRDPYFTHFYRVGFDGKGLKLLTPEDANHEIALSPDGAYFVDSYSKPDVAPVAVLRDSDGKLINTLEKADISKLVETGWKPAIPITVKARDGVTDLYGLMFRPLNFDPARKYPIINQIYPGPQGGSVGGRSFQPTRGDTQALAELGFVVVQIDGMGNPGRSKKFHEFYYANMGDNTLPDQIAGMKELAAKYPWIDIDKAGIWGHSGGGFATADAMFRYPDFFKVGISEAGNHDNRVYEDDWAEKWHGLLVKNPDGTTNYDDQANQNHAKNLKGKLLLAHGTMDSNVPPNNTLLVVDALIKANKDFDLLMLPNRGHGFASEPYMIRRRWDYFVKWLMGAEPPKEYELHPPAAGRGFGPMMMSGAAEEQ
- a CDS encoding alpha/beta hydrolase family protein — translated: MRPLLFLLAPVLIASAADRRNLECPNTDTHVTFQAPANLEKWEQRKKDLRLQILSASGLLPLPEKTPLKPLVYDRLDRNGYSIEKVAIETRPGYWLGGNLYRPRGKSGKFPAVLHPHGHWNYGRLENQQLCSTPTLAINLARHGFVVFAYDMVGYNDTAQTPHDFSTPEFQLWGFTPLGLQLWNSIRALDFVESLPDVDAAKLAITGASGGGTQDFLLTAVDPRVAVSAPVNMVSGIMQGGCVCENAPGLRVGTNNIEIAAMAAPRPMLMVAATGDWTRNVPKEEFPAVRKLYDLYGKSNLVENVQFDAPHNYNKDSRQAVYNFLRKHLRPEEPEFQERGVDVENLQDMLVFYGRSRPDHARSFNQLFDEWKAEAVKMEQSATPAELKQRLQLVFHSPDPQPALGDSIPYKFVDGKAPAVLYLHPDGIAAAEASAGFLKLKAQGRAILLIDAFQTGTAKAARDRSHRHFLTFNRSDSAARVQDVQVALQWLAAKRPSETVELAAEGDAQWWALFAAATTTSPVRYNPPSLGLKVSDGELAKVFFVPGLQRAGGVEAAAKILKVSAR